The Myxococcales bacterium genome contains the following window.
GACCGAGGTCGGCAACCGCCATTACGCCGAAATTCAGATCAACAACATCATCCAGGAAAACACCCGCTATAGCTGGCCCTTCGGCCTGCTGTTCATCGACATCGACCACTTCAAGCAGGTCAACGACCGCTTCGGGCATGCCATCGGCGACATGGTGCTGCGCATGACGGCGCGGACGATGACCAACAGCCTGCGCACCTTCGACCAGGTCTGCCGCTGGGGCGGCGAGGAATTCGTCGCCATCGTCAAGAACGTGGACCGCGAGCAGCTGTCGATCGTGGCCGAGAAGGTGCGGTTCTTCGTCGAAAGCTCCTACCTGACGATCAAGGACGAATCGCTCAACGTCACCGTCTCCATCGGCGGCGCGATCATCCGCGCCGACGACACCATGCCGCTGCTGATCGAACGCGCCGACCGCCTGATGTACCGCGCCAAATCCGGCGGCCGCAACGCCGTTGCGTTGGAATAAGTCTCCGGATCACGATTCACGGATCAACGCGAACGAGGGGCACGAAATAAAACAAGATATGTTTTCCCATTCGCGTTCATTCATGTTTATTCGCGGTTCCAATCCTGTTCTTTCTTTATCAAACGGCGTTGGGGTGTCACGGTCTTCGATCCTTCAAGATCGATGGCCGTGCCCTTCGCGAACCCGGGTTCAAGACCGACTACGAAGCGCGTTTCTTGAAATGTTCGATGACCTCGTTGATCTCGCTGTCGTATTTTTCACCATATGGGAAAATGAGTGGTAAAAACGTCTTTTTGTTGATGACCAGCAACATAGTTCCGAGCAAATTAAATTTCCTGATGGACACCACTTGCGAAAAGGGAACGTCTTCTTTTTTGCTTTTACCCAATACTTCAAGGCCGTTATCGGAAAATTCGACGATCGATATTTTTCGATAATCCCAATAAGCCAAGGCAAACAGCAGCGCCGCGCCGATCAAAATGAGCAGGGATATATTACCGAGCAATTCACCATTTAGGTTTTTTAAACCATATCGGATGGGAAACAGAGCCGGAATAATCACCAAATAAACCAGCGTCAGCAAAATAAAAGTGCTAATAAATGATAAAATGCCGACCGAAAATGAAAGCCGCACCATATCGCTGTATTTGATCACCAGCGTGTGTTTCATTTGGCTTCCCTCGCGAAATGAATTGTCCGGCTTGTCGTTTTTCCTGGTTGGTGAA
Protein-coding sequences here:
- a CDS encoding GGDEF domain-containing protein, producing the protein MEDRFYKNVLDHLHDGIYFVDRERRITYWNQGAERLTGYSAAEMVGRYCHDNLLNHVDDKAQPLCLDRCPLAHTMEDGEPREAEVYLHHKQGHRLPVEVRTTPLHDEQGQVLGGIEIFSDNSAKMAIVQERRQLEKLAMLDPLTEVGNRHYAEIQINNIIQENTRYSWPFGLLFIDIDHFKQVNDRFGHAIGDMVLRMTARTMTNSLRTFDQVCRWGGEEFVAIVKNVDREQLSIVAEKVRFFVESSYLTIKDESLNVTVSIGGAIIRADDTMPLLIERADRLMYRAKSGGRNAVALE